The following proteins are encoded in a genomic region of Desulfobotulus mexicanus:
- the rpmG gene encoding 50S ribosomal protein L33, with the protein MRVIVTLNCTECKQRNYTTTKNKRTTPDKLEFSKYCRFCKHHTKHRETK; encoded by the coding sequence GTGAGAGTTATTGTAACGCTGAACTGCACAGAGTGTAAGCAGCGCAACTATACTACGACCAAGAATAAGCGGACCACTCCGGATAAGCTGGAGTTCAGTAAATATTGCAGATTCTGCAAGCATCACACCAAGCACAGAGAAACCAAGTAG
- the nusG gene encoding transcription termination/antitermination protein NusG has protein sequence MVKRWYVVHVYSGFEGKVKRSLEERIASSPLKDYFGEIIVPTETVVELVKGERKESSRKFYPGYILVQMALTDHTWHLVKDTAKVTGFLGGRDKPAPITDAEVDQILRRMEAGKQKPQPKYHFEPGDEIRVIDGPFTNFNGTVEEVNPEKGKIKVFVSIFGRSTPVELEFVQVTKL, from the coding sequence ATGGTTAAAAGATGGTATGTTGTACATGTGTATTCGGGATTCGAGGGCAAGGTGAAACGCTCTCTGGAGGAACGGATCGCAAGCTCCCCCCTGAAGGATTACTTTGGTGAGATCATCGTTCCTACGGAAACAGTGGTGGAGTTGGTAAAGGGGGAGCGAAAAGAATCTTCCCGGAAGTTTTACCCCGGTTATATTTTGGTGCAGATGGCTCTGACAGACCATACCTGGCATCTTGTTAAAGATACTGCTAAGGTTACAGGTTTTCTTGGTGGCAGAGACAAGCCGGCACCCATTACAGATGCTGAAGTGGATCAGATTCTTCGGCGGATGGAAGCGGGCAAGCAGAAGCCGCAGCCAAAATATCATTTTGAACCCGGCGATGAAATTCGGGTGATTGACGGACCCTTCACAAACTTTAACGGTACGGTTGAAGAAGTCAATCCGGAAAAAGGGAAGATCAAGGTCTTTGTCAGTATTTTTGGCCGATCGACTCCCGTTGAGCTGGAGTTCGTACAGGTTACCAAGCTTTAA
- the tuf gene encoding elongation factor Tu has protein sequence MAKAKFERTKPHVNVGTIGHIDHGKTTLTAAITKTCAAKGLGQKVDYDNIDKAPEERERGITISTSHVEYESVKRHYAHVDCPGHADYIKNMITGAAQMDGAILVVSASDGPMPQTREHILLARQVGVPRIVVFLNKCDMVDDEELIELVEMELQELLDKYDFPGSDTPIVRGSALKALESDDPDSEDCKCIWALLDAVDNYIPEPERDVDKTFLMPVEDVFSISGRGTVVTGRIERGIVKPGENVEIVGIRATIKTVCTGVEMFRKLLDEGRAGDNVGLLLRGTKRDEVERGQVVSKPGTITPHTKFQAEVYILSKDEGGRHTPFFSGYRPQFFFRTTDITGIMNLPEGVEMIMPGDNVTITAELIAPIAMEKELRFAIREGGRTVGAGVVSEIVA, from the coding sequence ATGGCTAAGGCAAAATTTGAGCGCACGAAGCCGCATGTGAACGTCGGGACCATTGGGCATATCGACCACGGCAAGACTACCCTGACGGCAGCGATCACCAAGACCTGTGCAGCAAAAGGTCTTGGACAGAAAGTGGATTATGATAATATCGATAAGGCTCCGGAAGAGCGTGAGCGCGGTATTACCATCTCAACCTCCCATGTTGAGTATGAGTCTGTAAAGCGTCATTATGCCCATGTGGATTGCCCGGGTCATGCGGACTACATTAAAAACATGATTACTGGTGCAGCCCAGATGGATGGTGCCATCCTTGTGGTTTCAGCCAGTGATGGTCCTATGCCCCAGACCCGTGAGCATATTCTTCTTGCGCGTCAGGTAGGTGTTCCCCGTATTGTTGTTTTCCTGAACAAGTGTGACATGGTGGACGACGAAGAGCTTATAGAGCTTGTTGAGATGGAGCTTCAGGAGCTTCTGGATAAGTATGATTTTCCCGGAAGTGATACTCCTATAGTTCGTGGTTCAGCGTTGAAGGCACTGGAGTCCGATGATCCTGATTCGGAAGACTGCAAGTGTATCTGGGCTCTTCTGGATGCCGTTGACAATTATATTCCTGAGCCTGAGCGTGATGTGGACAAAACCTTCCTGATGCCTGTGGAAGACGTCTTCTCCATCTCCGGTCGAGGTACTGTTGTTACTGGTCGCATTGAGCGTGGTATTGTCAAGCCCGGTGAAAACGTTGAAATTGTTGGTATCCGTGCGACTATCAAGACCGTATGTACCGGTGTTGAGATGTTCCGCAAGCTTCTGGATGAAGGTCGTGCCGGCGATAACGTAGGTCTCCTTCTCCGCGGTACCAAGCGTGACGAGGTAGAGCGTGGTCAGGTAGTATCCAAGCCTGGCACCATCACTCCCCACACCAAGTTTCAGGCGGAAGTCTATATTCTCTCTAAGGACGAAGGTGGTCGTCATACTCCGTTCTTCAGCGGATATCGTCCCCAGTTCTTCTTCCGTACTACGGATATTACCGGCATTATGAATCTGCCGGAAGGTGTTGAGATGATTATGCCCGGTGATAATGTTACCATTACTGCCGAGCTAATTGCCCCCATCGCCATGGAAAAAGAACTTCGTTTTGCTATTCGTGAAGGTGGCCGTACCGTTGGTGCGGGTGTTGTTTCTGAAATTGTTGCCTAA
- a CDS encoding chemotaxis protein CheW gives MKKQTEKNNQEDRLLELATFYIGDALCGIDILRIQEINKLTEVTTVPQAADYVQGVLNLRGRIVTIIDLGIKLGLSSVEPGKDNRNIIVDFKDEQVGLLVDSISDVLLAESSRIEPPPSNIGGVQGRFFHGVFKTEKKLIGLLDINTVLEE, from the coding sequence ATGAAAAAACAAACGGAAAAAAATAACCAGGAAGACCGCTTACTTGAGCTGGCAACCTTTTATATCGGAGATGCCCTCTGTGGTATTGATATTCTGAGAATCCAGGAAATCAACAAACTTACGGAAGTCACCACCGTGCCCCAGGCTGCGGACTATGTTCAGGGTGTACTGAATCTCAGGGGGCGCATTGTCACCATCATTGATCTGGGTATAAAACTTGGACTTTCTTCTGTTGAGCCGGGCAAAGACAACCGCAATATCATAGTTGATTTTAAAGATGAACAGGTAGGGCTTCTCGTGGACAGCATCAGTGATGTTCTGCTGGCAGAATCTTCCCGCATCGAACCGCCACCTTCCAACATCGGCGGCGTACAGGGACGTTTTTTCCATGGAGTCTTTAAAACCGAAAAAAAACTCATAGGGCTTCTGGATATCAACACCGTACTGGAAGAATAG
- the secE gene encoding preprotein translocase subunit SecE, producing MGRLLKKKTDKQVQKKKLKLKAGQDENAESPSENVKPHKSGEISISQADKASKTPQGSRSVAKPDKKTAVTKGLEFFQEARAELSKVVWPSRQQAMASTGVVIVLVLILSFFLGVADAVLTRLVRLALNW from the coding sequence ATGGGACGCTTATTAAAAAAGAAAACAGATAAGCAGGTTCAGAAAAAAAAGCTGAAGTTAAAGGCTGGTCAGGATGAAAATGCTGAGTCCCCATCTGAAAATGTAAAACCCCACAAATCTGGTGAGATCAGTATATCTCAGGCAGACAAAGCATCCAAAACACCTCAGGGAAGCCGCTCGGTTGCAAAGCCTGACAAGAAAACGGCTGTAACTAAGGGGCTTGAGTTTTTTCAGGAGGCCCGTGCGGAGCTTTCAAAGGTTGTGTGGCCATCCAGGCAACAGGCAATGGCTTCTACCGGGGTTGTGATTGTTCTAGTGCTTATATTGTCTTTCTTTCTGGGGGTTGCCGATGCTGTTCTCACCCGTCTGGTTCGGCTTGCTTTGAATTGGTGA
- a CDS encoding protein-glutamate methylesterase/protein-glutamine glutaminase encodes MSQLRILVVDDTIVYRKIVSDILSTIPGVQVVGSANNGKVALSRISALKPDLITLDVEMPEMNGLEVLEELHRIAPEVGVVMLSTLTTRGSDITIRALELGAFDFVPKPQSGSMAENLAAVRSILVPIIQTFQRRKDIRERLRGMPSPPVRKTFLSGTAPAPSASSTAASDIGQRMQKLAARRSRSEIVAIGISTGGPNALARMMPMLPGEIGVPILIVQHMPPIFTASLAKSLNAKCAIQVKEAEQGEIIKSNIAYIAPGGKQMKVVAAGDGKNRVIKITDDPPENSCRPSADYLFRSVASHYVGRATGVIMTGMGSDGSAGLREMKNSGAHIIAQDEASCTVFGMPKEPIESGITDIVVSLNDIASAILKTVRP; translated from the coding sequence GTGAGCCAGCTACGTATTCTTGTTGTTGATGATACCATTGTATACCGGAAAATAGTCAGTGATATCCTTTCCACCATTCCCGGTGTACAGGTGGTGGGCAGTGCCAATAATGGTAAAGTTGCCCTTTCCCGTATATCTGCCCTGAAACCGGATCTTATTACCCTGGACGTTGAAATGCCCGAGATGAACGGGCTTGAAGTCCTGGAAGAACTGCACAGAATAGCCCCAGAAGTCGGCGTGGTCATGCTCAGTACCCTCACCACCCGTGGGAGCGATATCACCATCCGTGCCCTGGAACTGGGGGCCTTTGATTTTGTTCCCAAGCCCCAAAGCGGTTCCATGGCAGAAAATCTGGCAGCGGTACGCAGCATCCTTGTTCCCATCATACAGACCTTCCAGAGAAGGAAAGACATACGGGAGCGCCTCCGTGGGATGCCCTCACCCCCTGTCCGGAAAACATTTCTGTCAGGAACAGCCCCAGCTCCCTCTGCCAGCAGCACTGCCGCAAGTGATATCGGTCAGCGCATGCAGAAACTGGCTGCACGCAGATCCAGATCTGAAATTGTTGCCATCGGCATTTCCACTGGTGGCCCCAATGCCCTGGCCCGCATGATGCCCATGCTTCCCGGTGAGATTGGAGTACCAATTCTCATTGTCCAGCATATGCCGCCAATTTTTACGGCATCCCTTGCCAAAAGCCTCAATGCCAAATGTGCCATACAGGTTAAGGAAGCAGAGCAGGGAGAGATTATAAAGAGCAATATCGCCTACATTGCTCCAGGTGGAAAGCAGATGAAAGTGGTGGCTGCCGGAGATGGTAAAAACCGGGTAATCAAAATTACCGATGACCCTCCGGAAAACAGCTGCCGTCCCTCTGCGGATTATCTCTTCCGTTCCGTTGCCAGTCATTATGTGGGCCGGGCTACCGGTGTCATAATGACAGGTATGGGTTCCGACGGTTCTGCAGGCTTAAGGGAAATGAAAAACTCAGGAGCCCACATCATTGCCCAGGATGAAGCCAGCTGTACCGTTTTTGGGATGCCCAAAGAACCCATTGAATCCGGCATTACGGATATTGTGGTTTCCCTGAACGATATTGCTTCAGCCATTCTGAAAACCGTTCGCCCTTAA
- a CDS encoding peptidase U32 family protein produces the protein MSKHIHRSKLPVELLAPAGNMEKLEIALTYGADAVYLGGQNFSLRNFSGNFSMPEIKEAVRLAHSLEAKVYVACNIFPRSHELPELKSYLKDLSACGPDALIVGDPGVLMLAKETVPHIPLHLSTQANTTNVAALKFWANQGIRRINAARELPLEEIQILCQENLEVECFVHGAMCIAYSGRCLLSSCMTGRDSNRGHCAHPCRWSYTVVEAKRPGHYFPLQEDQRGSYIFNSKDLCMISHLPEMIAAGISSFKIEGRMKSIHYLAATVGAYREALDLFFKNPVAYKEDPAWYQRLNSLHHRGYGTGFYLKNPKDINPDAENIEGKGPKALFVGKILSNGLSGLHNIICRNRFVAGDVVEVLHPDAPPSMDRILTIEEAGTPISVARPNTKLQVTLENNHTALSLIRIPEEPLPKASVY, from the coding sequence ATGAGCAAGCACATCCATAGATCAAAGCTTCCTGTTGAACTGCTTGCGCCTGCTGGAAACATGGAAAAACTTGAGATTGCCCTGACCTACGGAGCGGATGCAGTTTATCTCGGAGGACAAAATTTCTCCTTAAGAAATTTCTCCGGCAACTTCTCCATGCCTGAAATTAAAGAAGCGGTTCGTCTGGCCCACAGCCTTGAGGCAAAAGTCTATGTTGCATGCAACATCTTCCCCAGAAGCCATGAGCTCCCGGAACTGAAAAGCTACCTCAAAGATCTCTCTGCCTGCGGACCGGACGCACTTATTGTGGGAGACCCCGGAGTCCTTATGCTGGCAAAGGAAACCGTTCCCCACATCCCACTCCACCTGAGTACCCAGGCCAACACCACAAATGTGGCAGCCCTGAAGTTCTGGGCAAACCAGGGTATCCGACGGATCAATGCAGCAAGGGAACTTCCCCTGGAAGAAATTCAGATCCTATGCCAGGAGAACCTGGAAGTGGAATGCTTTGTCCATGGAGCAATGTGCATTGCCTATTCAGGCCGTTGTCTCCTGAGCAGCTGCATGACAGGCAGAGACAGCAACCGTGGTCACTGTGCCCATCCATGCCGCTGGAGTTATACCGTAGTTGAGGCTAAAAGACCCGGCCATTATTTCCCTCTGCAGGAAGACCAGAGGGGCAGCTATATTTTTAATTCCAAAGACCTGTGCATGATCTCTCACCTCCCGGAAATGATTGCCGCTGGTATCTCCTCCTTCAAGATAGAAGGCAGAATGAAAAGCATTCATTATCTGGCTGCAACCGTAGGCGCTTACAGGGAAGCCCTGGATCTTTTTTTTAAAAATCCAGTAGCATACAAAGAAGATCCTGCCTGGTACCAGCGCCTTAACAGTCTCCACCATCGGGGCTATGGTACAGGCTTCTACCTGAAAAATCCCAAAGACATAAACCCTGATGCCGAAAATATTGAAGGGAAAGGCCCCAAAGCCCTTTTTGTAGGCAAAATCCTTTCCAATGGACTGTCCGGCCTACATAATATTATCTGCCGGAACCGTTTTGTGGCAGGAGATGTTGTCGAAGTTCTCCACCCAGACGCACCTCCCTCCATGGACCGCATTCTCACCATAGAAGAAGCAGGCACCCCGATCTCCGTTGCACGCCCCAATACAAAGCTTCAGGTGACCCTTGAAAATAATCATACGGCCTTAAGCCTGATCCGAATTCCCGAAGAACCCTTGCCAAAAGCCTCTGTATACTGA
- a CDS encoding lytic transglycosylase, with amino-acid sequence MKRLILCLFCSSLFFSGCASLHQAQDTSNGKLKQSHKPHEATQKHVTTKKKTHIPPSTNLTRTASPDLKGTTTSFDQALDFYDTANEFWKAGEYDAALESLDQAYAIIIRTESLTPEDLQQRDDIRLTIARRIQEVYFSQTMGIKGKQSAIQIPDNIYVQREIDRFTGQERAFFARSYRRSGIYMDMILEKIHAAGLPEELAWLPLIESGFQVKALSSARALGLWQFIPSTGVRFGLKRDLLIDERMDPEKATDAAIAYLTELHRLFGDWPTVLAAYNCGEGRVLRTIRSQNVNYLDNFWDLYTKLPRETAQYVPRFLATVHIIQNMEKYGFDPNDLDTPPSFETVSVERQVSLQAIASATGIPLKDLKNLNPELRYDLLPNTNYTLKIPQGYTDHFLASIESIDEDTPPQRAYLHHRVKPGEALSTIAARYKVSVRHLMQENNIRRANLIQAGQVIKIPASSSLAQTPSSRQNITPSTQQRQTLTYTVQRGDTLWHISRRFNLSANDIIAANQLPDSNLQIGQRLRIPGAAQQVKTINSQRQAYRVQAGDSPFTIAMKHNMPLQRFLQINNLNRQSTIYPGQQLFIE; translated from the coding sequence ATGAAACGTCTAATCCTTTGCCTCTTCTGCTCCAGCCTGTTTTTTTCCGGTTGTGCATCTTTGCATCAAGCACAGGACACCAGCAACGGAAAGCTCAAACAGAGCCATAAACCACATGAAGCTACTCAAAAGCATGTCACGACAAAGAAAAAAACACATATCCCGCCATCCACCAACCTCACCCGCACCGCCTCCCCGGACCTGAAGGGCACAACAACATCATTTGATCAGGCTCTGGACTTTTATGATACTGCCAATGAATTCTGGAAAGCCGGAGAATATGATGCCGCCCTTGAATCTCTGGACCAGGCCTATGCCATAATAATCAGAACTGAAAGCCTGACCCCCGAGGATCTGCAACAAAGAGATGATATTCGGCTGACCATTGCCCGCCGTATCCAGGAGGTTTACTTTTCACAGACCATGGGAATTAAAGGCAAGCAAAGTGCCATACAGATTCCTGACAACATCTATGTTCAGCGGGAAATAGATCGCTTCACCGGACAGGAAAGAGCTTTTTTTGCACGATCCTACCGCCGCTCAGGGATCTATATGGATATGATACTTGAAAAAATACATGCGGCTGGCCTTCCCGAAGAACTGGCATGGCTGCCGCTGATTGAATCAGGATTTCAGGTAAAGGCTCTTTCCAGCGCACGGGCACTTGGGCTCTGGCAGTTCATCCCCTCCACAGGTGTCCGCTTTGGTCTAAAAAGAGACCTCCTCATAGACGAAAGAATGGATCCTGAAAAGGCAACGGATGCGGCCATTGCCTATCTCACGGAACTCCATCGACTCTTTGGCGACTGGCCCACCGTACTCGCTGCATACAACTGCGGGGAAGGCAGAGTGCTCAGAACCATTCGAAGCCAGAATGTCAACTATCTGGATAACTTCTGGGACCTTTACACCAAGCTGCCCAGAGAAACGGCACAATACGTTCCACGCTTCCTTGCCACAGTACATATTATCCAGAATATGGAAAAATACGGTTTCGACCCCAATGACCTGGATACACCACCTTCCTTTGAAACCGTATCCGTAGAGCGTCAGGTCTCACTGCAGGCCATTGCATCTGCAACGGGCATACCTTTGAAAGACCTGAAAAATCTGAACCCGGAACTCCGCTACGATCTGCTACCCAACACAAACTATACTTTAAAAATACCACAAGGCTATACAGACCATTTCCTGGCTTCCATTGAATCCATTGATGAAGACACTCCACCCCAGAGAGCATATCTTCATCACCGGGTGAAACCCGGGGAGGCCCTGTCAACCATTGCAGCACGCTACAAGGTATCCGTACGTCATCTGATGCAGGAGAACAATATCAGAAGGGCCAACCTGATCCAGGCCGGACAGGTTATCAAGATACCCGCCAGTTCTTCACTGGCCCAGACACCTTCTTCCAGACAAAACATCACACCCTCAACCCAACAGCGCCAGACCCTGACCTACACGGTTCAACGAGGAGACACGCTCTGGCACATCTCCAGAAGATTCAACCTGTCGGCAAATGATATTATAGCCGCAAACCAGCTTCCAGACTCAAATCTCCAAATAGGCCAGCGCCTGCGGATTCCCGGTGCTGCACAGCAGGTAAAAACCATTAACTCCCAGCGTCAGGCATACAGGGTACAGGCCGGAGATTCTCCTTTTACCATTGCCATGAAGCACAATATGCCCCTGCAGCGCTTTCTTCAGATTAACAACCTGAACAGACAGAGCACCATCTATCCGGGCCAGCAGCTTTTTATAGAATAA
- a CDS encoding chemotaxis protein CheW — MIFEDDETLRMYVEESLEHLSDIENDLLAIEAQGADIDEDLVNNVFRAAHSIKGGAGFMGLGTIKDLSHNLESILGLVRSHEMVPTPEIISVLLQAFDRLRELIQDVDNSNKVNIDTLLQALIAITEGSLPEAEKKTVSEKVFIQHPLGQARMEASRFDLDQAFKHGKFLYLLEFDMLQDIQKKNKSPLDVITSLLNSGIILDSKIDFEAVGTLEDEFPRRIPFLILFASIIEPDMASILVDLDPEYVHHIPPETTMESAGPESPVSASSPVPPKAPPEKPMMKTAEQAAPVIPVPEPYEPEPKQSAPILKSEPVVSAPAAAPPPPQETAYASTAGAWSSGNMEDQDEETADSINKNDKQKSQASLRVNVNLLDTLMTLAGELVLSRNQLTQGIATSSSQAIEAAGQRIDMITSELQEAIMRTRMQPIANVFNKFTRIVRDLSKSLHKEINLKIEGKEVELDKTIIEAINDPLTHLVRNSVDHGIETPDIRQRSGKPRAGTIRLKAFHEAGQVNIEIEDDGKGLDPEAISKSAFSKGLISEQDMQTLSAKEKINLIFLPGFSTAQQVTDVSGRGVGMDVVKTNLDRLGGIVDIDSKVGSGTIIRIKLPLTLAIIPSQIISVGKERYAIPQVNLNELLRIPAAQVKERIEKVGKAAVVRLRGTLLPLLDLSDVLGIQKTFIDPETGEEKEDRRVNIADRRSAQLDSGNEKTPKKGDAAPRKQEDRRFRADSAINIAVVSTGTFRYGLVVDQLRDSEEIVVKPLGRHLKDCKGYAGATIMGDGRVALILDVASLAEMADLSSSGASKTLAHAEKELLENTQKQEDKASLLLFRNTEKEQFSVPLNLVERIERIKSTDIEYVGGKRVVQYRGGSLPLHELGEVANIQPLPEREQVEVIVFKFTGKEIGLMVSPPVDAVEATLNVDASTLKQPGIMGSMIIGGRTTLMVDIFGVVKTLNPEWFTGLSATAPVLNSEGIVQGGSKILFAEDSAFFRNQVTSFLTEDGYEVLVAEDGVEAFSLLETHGDEIALVLTDLEMPNMDGFELTRKIKGDSRFSHLTVIALTSLAGEEDIIKGQAAGIDDYQIKLDREKLLISIRDTMASIV, encoded by the coding sequence ATGATCTTTGAAGATGACGAAACCTTGCGCATGTATGTGGAAGAATCCCTGGAACACCTTTCAGATATCGAAAATGATCTCCTGGCCATTGAAGCCCAGGGGGCCGACATTGATGAGGATCTGGTCAACAACGTCTTCCGGGCGGCACACTCCATAAAAGGTGGCGCTGGATTCATGGGCCTTGGAACCATTAAAGATCTTTCCCACAACCTTGAAAGCATTCTGGGACTGGTGCGCAGCCATGAGATGGTTCCCACACCTGAAATCATTTCCGTTCTCTTACAGGCCTTTGACCGACTGAGGGAACTGATACAGGATGTGGATAACAGCAACAAGGTAAATATAGACACTCTTCTTCAGGCCCTGATAGCCATCACCGAAGGTTCTCTTCCTGAAGCGGAGAAAAAAACCGTGAGTGAAAAAGTATTCATACAGCACCCCCTGGGACAGGCGCGCATGGAAGCCTCCCGCTTTGATCTGGATCAGGCCTTCAAGCACGGAAAATTCCTCTATCTTCTGGAATTTGACATGCTTCAGGACATCCAGAAAAAAAACAAATCCCCTCTGGATGTCATTACTTCTCTTCTCAACAGCGGTATCATACTGGATTCTAAGATTGACTTTGAAGCCGTGGGTACGCTGGAAGATGAGTTTCCAAGAAGAATTCCCTTTCTCATACTTTTCGCCTCCATTATAGAACCTGATATGGCCTCCATTCTGGTGGACCTGGATCCTGAATACGTTCACCATATTCCACCGGAAACAACCATGGAAAGTGCCGGACCGGAATCACCGGTTTCCGCAAGCAGCCCCGTACCTCCCAAGGCACCTCCGGAAAAACCCATGATGAAAACCGCCGAACAAGCGGCTCCTGTAATACCTGTACCTGAACCATATGAACCAGAACCGAAACAGTCCGCTCCCATATTGAAATCGGAACCTGTAGTAAGTGCCCCTGCTGCTGCCCCGCCGCCTCCACAGGAGACGGCCTATGCTTCCACAGCCGGGGCCTGGTCTTCCGGAAACATGGAAGATCAGGATGAGGAAACAGCGGACAGTATAAATAAAAATGACAAGCAGAAAAGCCAGGCTTCCCTGAGGGTGAATGTCAATCTGCTGGATACCCTCATGACCCTTGCCGGAGAGCTGGTTCTGAGCCGCAACCAGCTCACCCAGGGCATTGCCACCAGCAGCTCCCAGGCCATTGAAGCAGCAGGCCAGCGCATTGACATGATCACCTCCGAGCTTCAGGAAGCCATCATGCGGACCCGCATGCAGCCCATTGCCAATGTTTTCAATAAATTCACCCGTATTGTAAGGGACCTCTCCAAATCCCTCCACAAGGAAATCAACCTGAAAATTGAAGGCAAGGAAGTTGAGCTGGACAAAACCATAATCGAAGCCATTAATGATCCTTTGACCCATCTGGTGAGAAACTCCGTAGATCATGGCATTGAAACACCGGATATCCGCCAGCGCAGCGGCAAGCCCAGAGCCGGAACCATCCGGCTCAAGGCCTTCCATGAAGCAGGTCAGGTCAACATAGAAATTGAAGATGACGGCAAGGGACTTGACCCCGAAGCCATTTCAAAATCCGCCTTTTCCAAGGGCCTGATTTCTGAACAGGACATGCAGACCCTGTCTGCCAAAGAAAAAATCAATCTTATTTTTCTTCCCGGTTTTTCCACAGCCCAGCAGGTAACGGACGTATCGGGTCGCGGAGTGGGTATGGATGTGGTTAAAACCAACCTGGATCGCCTTGGCGGCATTGTGGATATTGATTCCAAGGTTGGTTCCGGAACCATAATCCGCATTAAACTGCCCCTGACCCTGGCCATTATTCCCAGCCAGATCATTTCCGTGGGCAAGGAGCGCTACGCCATTCCCCAGGTAAACCTCAATGAGCTGCTGCGTATACCCGCAGCCCAGGTCAAGGAACGCATAGAAAAAGTGGGAAAAGCAGCCGTTGTACGCCTCAGAGGAACCCTTCTCCCACTTCTGGATCTGTCCGATGTGCTTGGCATTCAAAAAACATTCATTGACCCGGAAACCGGGGAAGAAAAAGAAGACAGAAGGGTCAACATTGCTGACCGCAGATCCGCACAGCTGGATTCAGGTAATGAAAAAACACCAAAAAAAGGCGACGCAGCACCAAGAAAACAGGAAGACCGGAGGTTCAGAGCCGACAGCGCCATTAATATAGCCGTAGTTTCCACAGGAACCTTCCGCTATGGCCTTGTGGTGGACCAGCTCAGGGATTCCGAAGAAATTGTTGTCAAGCCCCTTGGCCGTCATCTGAAGGATTGCAAAGGTTATGCCGGTGCCACCATCATGGGGGATGGACGCGTTGCCCTGATCCTTGATGTGGCATCCCTTGCGGAAATGGCAGACCTTTCCTCCAGTGGCGCTTCCAAAACCCTTGCCCATGCTGAAAAAGAACTCCTCGAAAATACCCAGAAGCAGGAAGACAAAGCATCCCTCCTCCTTTTCCGCAATACAGAAAAGGAGCAGTTCAGTGTTCCCCTCAACCTTGTGGAACGCATTGAACGTATTAAATCCACGGATATTGAATACGTCGGTGGTAAACGGGTTGTACAGTACAGGGGCGGGTCCCTGCCCCTTCATGAGCTGGGAGAAGTGGCAAATATCCAGCCCCTTCCCGAAAGGGAACAGGTAGAAGTCATAGTCTTTAAATTCACAGGCAAGGAAATCGGCCTGATGGTCAGCCCGCCCGTGGACGCCGTGGAAGCCACCCTGAATGTGGATGCCAGCACGCTGAAGCAACCGGGTATCATGGGCTCCATGATCATAGGCGGGCGTACCACCCTTATGGTGGATATATTTGGTGTGGTAAAAACCCTCAACCCGGAATGGTTTACGGGACTTTCCGCCACAGCACCAGTTCTGAACAGCGAAGGAATTGTACAGGGAGGGTCCAAGATTCTCTTTGCCGAAGATTCCGCATTTTTCAGAAATCAGGTTACAAGTTTCCTGACAGAAGACGGATATGAGGTTCTTGTTGCTGAAGACGGGGTAGAAGCCTTCTCCCTTCTGGAAACCCATGGGGATGAAATTGCCCTTGTCCTCACGGACCTTGAAATGCCCAACATGGATGGCTTTGAACTGACCCGTAAAATAAAGGGGGATTCCCGTTTTTCCCATCTTACGGTCATTGCCCTGACCTCCCTTGCCGGTGAAGAGGATATTATAAAAGGACAGGCCGCGGGTATTGATGACTACCAGATCAAACTGGACCGGGAAAAACTGCTGATATCCATACGGGATACCATGGCAAGTATTGTATGA